Proteins from one Sulfuricurvum sp. genomic window:
- a CDS encoding Abi-alpha family protein, protein MSDEKDKSLDVFGIKPVAKSVEKVTDATVDGARAFMARICLPAAEEFGLLLQDYVKSWRASNAAKVAQKAEQKVVMYHTDADVKVHPRIAHNIFEEGSWIEDETIQDMWAGLLASSCEVTGLDDSNLIFVAILKQLTALQVRVIRYAIENSNKYVSEAGWPYADNVQCPLNTLKAICQTEDVIRIDRELDYLRSMELIGSGIGSGGFSPDGDIADISPTPLALNLYVRGEGFIGSPIDFWSLEKKGVKN, encoded by the coding sequence ATGTCAGACGAAAAAGATAAAAGTTTAGATGTTTTTGGAATAAAACCTGTAGCAAAATCTGTGGAGAAGGTTACAGATGCGACGGTTGATGGTGCTAGAGCATTTATGGCACGTATATGTCTGCCTGCGGCAGAAGAATTTGGTCTTCTATTACAAGATTATGTAAAATCTTGGCGAGCATCAAATGCAGCAAAAGTAGCCCAAAAAGCAGAACAAAAAGTAGTTATGTATCATACTGATGCTGATGTGAAAGTGCATCCCCGTATAGCACATAATATTTTTGAAGAAGGTTCATGGATTGAAGATGAAACGATACAAGATATGTGGGCTGGTCTTCTTGCATCAAGTTGTGAAGTAACAGGCTTAGATGATAGTAATCTAATATTTGTTGCAATACTTAAACAATTAACAGCTCTGCAAGTTCGAGTTATCAGATATGCTATTGAAAACTCCAATAAGTATGTTAGTGAAGCAGGATGGCCTTATGCAGATAATGTTCAATGCCCTCTAAATACTCTAAAAGCAATTTGTCAAACGGAAGATGTTATTCGTATTGATAGAGAATTGGACTATTTACGTTCGATGGAATTGATTGGTTCAGGTATTGGAAGTGGAGGTTTTTCTCCAGATGGGGATATAGCTGATATATCACCTACACCTCTTGCATTGAATTTATATGTACGTGGGGAAGGATTTATTGGGTCTCCAATTGATTTTTGGTCATTAGAGAAAAAGGGTGTTAAAAATTAA